One segment of Nostoc flagelliforme CCNUN1 DNA contains the following:
- a CDS encoding ERF family protein has product MQELIKALIKAKSEFNPIQKDGTNPHYKRKYATLDAVLDAVTPGLSKHGLVIIQTTEIFEGKTVLRTHIFHESGESIASTYPLPEISDSQKLGAALTYARRYAVCAILSVTADEDDDAESAATPKKTEQAQNNIRPRKDNQQYRVQPPKQAVTPPSINPKDLRVKEVRTLLNYPLDLVKEWLHSRNVTSPSELDSLQIDELVKTMCLAWAGNKFGHPNHAANSYQKHVIDAVLRGVSEMEAIQAWMEGALAQLPELN; this is encoded by the coding sequence ATGCAAGAACTAATCAAAGCTTTAATCAAGGCAAAGTCAGAGTTTAACCCCATTCAAAAAGACGGTACTAATCCTCACTACAAGCGCAAATATGCAACCCTAGATGCTGTATTGGATGCTGTCACTCCTGGACTCAGTAAACATGGATTAGTAATAATTCAAACGACCGAAATCTTTGAAGGTAAAACCGTGCTGCGGACTCATATTTTTCATGAATCTGGAGAGAGCATCGCTAGTACTTATCCTCTCCCTGAAATAAGTGATTCTCAGAAATTGGGTGCAGCTTTGACCTATGCACGACGATATGCGGTTTGTGCAATTTTATCAGTCACAGCAGATGAAGATGATGATGCAGAAAGCGCTGCTACTCCTAAAAAGACTGAACAAGCGCAGAATAACATTAGACCCCGCAAAGACAATCAACAGTATAGAGTCCAGCCACCAAAACAAGCTGTAACTCCCCCATCAATCAACCCAAAAGATTTGCGAGTCAAAGAAGTTCGCACACTTTTAAATTATCCACTCGATTTAGTCAAAGAGTGGCTGCATTCTCGAAATGTTACGAGTCCGAGTGAGCTTGATTCTCTTCAGATTGATGAACTAGTGAAAACTATGTGCTTGGCTTGGGCTGGGAATAAGTTTGGACACCCGAATCATGCTGCTAACTCTTATCAGAAACACGTAATCGATGCTGTATTACGAGGTGTTTCTGAGATGGAAGCAATTCAAGCATGGATGGAAGGAGCGCTTGCACAATTGCCAGAACTTAATTAA
- a CDS encoding transposase family protein, whose protein sequence is MSDILNHIEENPKRTKRLIGLEYEQLQQLIQNAERLHYDKQELLESKKVRIIAGGGGRKPKLSLKEQIILTLVYLRHLTTFELLGIQFGVSESTANDTFNYWLPILRELLPSSLIEQVKKNESDLMVVKEILTDYELIVDSYEQVRERPVDNKEQEKYYSGKACKHTFKSQIIILPDAKDIVDVVAGEPGPKSDITMFRENRDNFDPKQKFKGDLGYLGEDLIDTPIKTPRNGKLTIEQKKENKEFSSNRVFVEHRIRSVKIFRVVQERFRLNPKKYEQVILTICGVVRLRIGALILPAEIYAFT, encoded by the coding sequence ATGAGCGATATACTGAATCATATTGAAGAGAATCCTAAAAGAACAAAGCGGTTAATTGGTCTGGAGTATGAACAGTTACAACAATTAATTCAAAATGCAGAGCGATTACACTATGACAAACAAGAGTTATTAGAATCCAAAAAAGTGAGAATTATTGCTGGTGGTGGAGGTCGTAAACCAAAATTATCGCTCAAAGAACAAATAATTTTAACGTTGGTTTATCTCAGGCATCTGACTACATTTGAGCTTCTTGGTATCCAGTTTGGTGTGAGTGAGTCCACCGCAAATGATACATTTAACTATTGGTTGCCAATACTCAGAGAATTGCTACCATCCAGTTTAATTGAACAAGTAAAAAAAAACGAATCTGACTTGATGGTAGTCAAAGAAATACTTACAGATTATGAATTAATTGTAGATAGCTATGAACAAGTAAGGGAAAGACCTGTGGACAATAAAGAACAAGAAAAATATTACTCTGGTAAGGCATGTAAACATACATTTAAAAGTCAGATAATTATCTTGCCAGATGCCAAGGATATCGTTGATGTTGTAGCTGGCGAACCTGGACCAAAAAGCGATATAACAATGTTTAGAGAAAACCGCGATAACTTTGACCCAAAACAAAAATTTAAGGGAGATTTAGGATACCTTGGAGAAGATTTAATTGATACACCAATTAAAACGCCAAGAAATGGAAAGTTAACAATTGAACAGAAAAAAGAGAATAAGGAGTTTTCATCCAACCGAGTATTTGTTGAACACCGAATTCGTTCTGTAAAAATCTTTCGAGTTGTTCAAGAAAGATTTCGGTTAAATCCTAAAAAGTATGAACAAGTAATTTTGACAATTTGTGGAGTAGTAAGATTACGAATTGGGGCACTTATATTACCAGCAGAAATATACGCATTTACCTGA
- a CDS encoding DUF4397 domain-containing protein → MFLTRRLFLGGLTLSLINLTSYPYKSLANSQLSTKPVQEFYTASIVSSLLDPLLNPYKCPTKLRVINAAVATASPVDVIVNGKRVLQNVDFRQASKYVDVTPGNIEVLFVRSGTSGTIAHRNFTGAPNSAYTVAVTGTLQGPSGQPLFNQSPFVIPEDLTQPNPGKFKGRWYRFSETSAVIDFRISKSSSPNVDETRITDLTPKTAIPYPELTVGTYNFNPVLPDQFDPLINNAFNPPITVEVANQQVPEGVIFDVIATGNGLGQAPNSLLLTTASTQTAPPDANGCYQIVQ, encoded by the coding sequence ATGTTTCTAACAAGACGATTATTCTTAGGTGGTTTGACATTATCTTTAATTAATTTGACTAGTTATCCATACAAAAGTTTAGCCAATTCTCAACTATCTACAAAGCCTGTACAAGAATTTTACACTGCAAGCATAGTAAGTTCTCTTCTAGATCCTCTTCTAAACCCTTATAAATGCCCTACCAAATTAAGAGTTATTAACGCTGCGGTTGCTACTGCATCACCAGTTGATGTCATTGTCAACGGTAAAAGAGTTTTGCAGAATGTAGATTTTCGTCAAGCTAGTAAATATGTAGATGTAACACCAGGAAATATTGAGGTACTTTTTGTGCGCTCTGGTACTAGCGGTACAATTGCTCATAGAAACTTTACAGGAGCGCCTAATAGTGCTTATACAGTAGCGGTAACAGGAACACTACAAGGCCCGTCAGGTCAACCATTATTTAATCAATCACCCTTTGTGATTCCAGAGGATTTAACACAGCCTAATCCAGGTAAATTTAAAGGACGTTGGTATCGCTTTTCGGAAACTAGCGCTGTTATAGATTTCCGTATTAGCAAATCCTCTAGCCCAAATGTGGATGAAACTCGGATCACAGACCTGACACCCAAAACTGCTATTCCTTACCCAGAACTTACAGTTGGTACATATAACTTCAATCCAGTTCTACCTGACCAATTTGACCCATTGATCAATAATGCCTTCAACCCACCAATCACAGTAGAAGTTGCGAATCAACAAGTCCCAGAAGGAGTCATTTTTGATGTAATTGCTACAGGTAATGGCTTAGGCCAAGCACCTAACTCACTGCTACTCACAACTGCCTCAACACAAACAGCGCCTCCTGATGCTAATGGGTGTTATCAGATTGTGCAGTAA
- a CDS encoding DUF5372 family protein: MHILLGIAKFYPRWLEQYSKTAHNFKSLLGSRVTIINPIHPLCGQSVVIQQIRKVGQETKVTVESPLGGFLSLPATSTDLWTQQAFTVQTVGKFLPEKLLRLSEWVAGRSQIITSESSCVLDDIEVEHKKKNEKKASTSNRSSQKRRKAKSPYKANSTVSGQNTLHSTDRESDN, encoded by the coding sequence GTGCATATTTTGCTAGGCATTGCCAAGTTCTATCCGCGATGGTTGGAACAGTACAGTAAGACTGCACATAACTTCAAATCACTTTTGGGAAGTCGTGTCACCATCATCAATCCCATCCACCCGTTATGTGGTCAGTCTGTTGTAATACAGCAAATTCGTAAAGTTGGCCAAGAGACTAAAGTAACTGTAGAAAGTCCTTTGGGAGGATTTTTGTCTCTACCAGCAACGTCAACCGACCTATGGACACAGCAAGCTTTCACAGTCCAAACAGTCGGGAAGTTTTTACCTGAGAAATTACTGCGATTAAGCGAATGGGTAGCAGGGCGATCGCAAATTATAACGTCCGAATCTTCTTGTGTTCTTGATGATATTGAAGTCGAACACAAGAAAAAAAATGAGAAAAAAGCATCTACTAGCAACCGCTCAAGCCAAAAACGAAGAAAGGCTAAGTCGCCTTATAAAGCTAACAGCACGGTTAGTGGACAAAATACTCTCCACTCAACAGACAGAGAAAGCGATAACTAG
- a CDS encoding recombinase family protein — translation MNNKISSTHLERRAVVYLRQSTPTQVEFNRESTERQYALADRALTLGWDKSQISVLDSDLGKSGQTTTGREDFHRLMAAVGLGEVGAVLALEASRFSRSQADWHKLLDICALTDTLVIDHDGIYDPNDFNDRVILGFKGTWSHTELHGMRLRLQGAKLNKAKKGELRCSPPTGYVYDPEGKLVLDPDEGVVAAIQLAFQKFRELRTAFKVMRYFCVNQIPFPRRRWRPGDIGTLHWGPANLSRITALLHNPTYTGTYVYGRRRSFNVIEGGQIKKVKIQQLPQEEWKVIIHNAHEAYISWSEYLSNCERLRQNSPISLSDGCPGTPREGFALLQGLVICGKCGRRMSPRYHGTGGCRAAYECSQARKLDGSMGVCWSVAGAAIDTAVSAHVLSAFTDEQLDISLAVLSELENIADEADKTWQLRLERARYEAERAGRQYDATEPENRLVARTLEKRWNEKLQQLAELEEAYQKARLVQRLELTAVQRQQILQLANDIPTLWHASTTTNLERKEILGLLVKQVAITPIDAPERSTRVQILWHTGVTSELIATRPTNAEKFRTPNQVIQLIEELAVGRTDSEIAHELNRRGLVGGTGRAFTKKGVAWIRWKFGIEKPLSNPQVAHDGVSPEGYYSTSALAEKLGVGIHTVYYWRDKGIIQAFQETPRSPWWYIVTPEVLETLREKIRRVPVKSE, via the coding sequence ATGAATAATAAAATTAGTTCAACCCATCTGGAACGCCGTGCTGTTGTGTATTTAAGACAGTCAACACCCACTCAGGTAGAATTTAACCGTGAAAGTACGGAAAGACAATATGCCCTAGCTGACCGTGCATTAACCTTGGGTTGGGACAAGAGTCAAATATCCGTATTGGATAGTGACCTTGGTAAAAGTGGTCAAACTACAACAGGACGCGAAGATTTTCATCGACTAATGGCTGCTGTTGGTTTAGGGGAAGTGGGGGCTGTTTTGGCTCTGGAAGCCTCAAGATTTTCTCGTTCCCAAGCAGATTGGCATAAACTTTTAGATATCTGTGCCCTTACAGACACTTTGGTAATTGACCACGATGGGATTTACGACCCAAATGATTTTAATGACCGAGTGATACTGGGGTTTAAGGGAACTTGGAGCCACACGGAACTACATGGTATGCGCTTACGGTTACAAGGAGCCAAACTCAATAAAGCTAAAAAAGGAGAGTTGCGCTGTTCTCCCCCTACTGGCTATGTCTACGACCCCGAAGGGAAATTGGTGCTAGACCCAGATGAAGGTGTAGTTGCCGCAATACAGTTAGCCTTTCAAAAGTTCCGCGAACTTAGAACAGCATTTAAGGTGATGCGCTACTTTTGTGTAAACCAAATTCCTTTCCCAAGAAGACGTTGGCGACCTGGGGATATTGGTACACTTCATTGGGGACCAGCCAACCTTAGCCGTATAACTGCCCTACTGCATAACCCAACTTACACAGGAACATACGTATATGGTAGACGACGCAGTTTTAATGTCATTGAGGGTGGGCAAATAAAGAAAGTTAAAATTCAGCAACTACCCCAAGAAGAATGGAAAGTAATAATCCACAACGCTCACGAGGCTTATATTAGTTGGTCTGAATATTTGTCTAATTGTGAGCGACTTAGACAGAATAGCCCCATTTCTTTATCAGATGGATGTCCCGGCACACCTAGAGAGGGCTTTGCTCTTCTTCAAGGTTTAGTAATTTGCGGTAAATGCGGTCGTCGTATGAGTCCTCGCTACCACGGTACTGGTGGTTGTAGAGCGGCTTATGAATGTTCCCAAGCTCGTAAACTTGATGGTAGCATGGGTGTTTGTTGGAGCGTTGCGGGAGCAGCAATTGATACAGCCGTTTCCGCTCACGTGCTGTCAGCTTTTACGGACGAGCAACTAGATATTTCTCTTGCTGTGCTATCTGAACTTGAAAATATTGCAGATGAAGCAGATAAAACATGGCAACTGCGACTGGAAAGGGCACGTTACGAAGCTGAAAGAGCAGGGCGTCAATATGATGCAACCGAGCCAGAAAATCGTTTAGTAGCCCGTACACTAGAAAAGAGATGGAATGAAAAATTACAACAGTTAGCAGAGTTAGAAGAGGCATACCAAAAAGCACGTCTTGTACAACGGCTGGAATTAACAGCAGTGCAACGGCAACAAATTTTACAGTTAGCCAACGATATTCCCACACTTTGGCACGCCAGTACTACTACGAACCTTGAGCGTAAAGAGATATTAGGGTTGTTAGTAAAACAAGTTGCTATCACCCCAATTGATGCTCCAGAACGTTCCACTCGTGTCCAAATACTCTGGCATACAGGAGTTACAAGTGAATTGATTGCGACACGCCCAACAAATGCAGAAAAATTCCGAACACCCAACCAAGTCATTCAACTCATTGAAGAATTAGCTGTGGGTCGAACTGATAGCGAAATTGCTCATGAACTCAATCGCCGAGGTTTGGTGGGTGGTACTGGGCGTGCTTTTACAAAAAAAGGTGTCGCCTGGATTCGTTGGAAGTTTGGGATTGAAAAGCCTTTAAGTAACCCACAAGTAGCACATGACGGGGTTAGTCCAGAAGGTTATTATTCCACCAGTGCCCTGGCTGAAAAACTTGGTGTTGGAATTCATACTGTCTATTACTGGCGAGACAAAGGAATTATTCAGGCATTCCAAGAAACTCCTAGAAGCCCTTGGTGGTATATAGTCACACCCGAAGTTTTAGAGACTTTACGTGAAAAAATCCGCCGCGTACCAGTTAAATCTGAATAA
- a CDS encoding DUF5674 family protein, which yields MNLLLRERATPEQLELMLQQHKFYIRTAVDIERRVLVGGGGLHADCEEKLLDDGSRQQDIWAASFMPITGKIIYESMVNLRPRQNRSMELLDPNIRERVAQLINEFLVNL from the coding sequence ATGAATTTGCTGTTACGCGAACGCGCCACCCCGGAGCAACTTGAACTTATGCTGCAACAGCACAAGTTTTACATTAGAACCGCAGTTGATATCGAACGTCGCGTGCTGGTTGGTGGTGGTGGTCTACACGCTGATTGTGAAGAAAAATTGCTAGATGACGGCAGTAGACAACAAGATATTTGGGCTGCCAGTTTTATGCCAATAACTGGAAAAATCATTTATGAGTCAATGGTTAATCTTCGTCCCCGGCAAAATCGCTCAATGGAACTTTTAGACCCTAATATTAGAGAAAGGGTAGCTCAACTGATTAACGAGTTCCTAGTAAATTTATGA
- a CDS encoding DUF3102 domain-containing protein — protein sequence MKISNDESIASPIEVKVITTTQREDVVDQPLVPKSKSEFKTNEEKQQRLTSLAEDTRRRLKRSATDIYYIGLNLLEAQNIIEHGQFLPWLQQEFGMGKTSAYEFINVAKAFESKFPIIGNLINNITPTALCKLAAPSTSQAARDEAMDIVKAGKLIDPDVAKKLISKHKTPKIAKKQQQKISSSSQQNDINKVEALTLPKIEVNQMEQMANNSIALSFTSQQGELEELKAERDIYKTQLEELKIANEQLQLDIVKLRYELKLLQNINNT from the coding sequence ATGAAGATTAGTAACGACGAGTCAATAGCTTCACCTATAGAAGTCAAAGTAATAACAACTACGCAACGAGAGGATGTTGTTGACCAGCCTTTAGTACCAAAAAGTAAGTCAGAATTTAAAACTAATGAAGAAAAACAACAACGCTTAACTAGTTTGGCAGAAGATACACGACGTAGGCTAAAACGAAGTGCTACGGACATTTATTACATTGGTCTAAATTTGCTAGAAGCTCAAAACATTATAGAGCATGGTCAATTTCTACCTTGGTTACAGCAAGAGTTTGGAATGGGTAAAACTTCAGCTTATGAGTTTATTAACGTTGCTAAAGCATTTGAATCCAAATTTCCGATTATCGGAAATTTGATTAACAATATTACTCCTACTGCTCTCTGTAAGCTGGCTGCTCCTAGTACTTCCCAAGCAGCTAGAGATGAAGCAATGGATATTGTCAAGGCAGGGAAATTAATAGATCCAGATGTTGCCAAAAAGCTCATCAGCAAACACAAAACTCCTAAAATAGCTAAAAAACAGCAACAAAAAATATCTTCAAGTAGTCAACAGAATGATATAAATAAAGTAGAAGCATTAACCTTGCCTAAAATTGAGGTTAATCAGATGGAACAAATGGCTAACAATTCTATAGCGCTTTCTTTTACGTCTCAACAAGGCGAACTAGAGGAATTGAAAGCTGAGCGTGATATATATAAAACGCAATTAGAAGAACTAAAAATTGCGAATGAACAACTTCAATTAGATATTGTAAAACTTAGATATGAATTAAAGCTATTACAAAATATTAATAATACTTAG
- a CDS encoding group II intron reverse transcriptase, producing MWLKAGYVDKGLFYETETGTPQGGIISPLLANIALHGLEKALGIKHDYRGRLTSKRAIVRYADDFVVFCETKEDAEKSVIILNSWMKDRGLTLSEEKTKIVHLTQGFDFLGFNIRQYPVSNTKTGFKLLIKPSKQTMQNVRNKLRQVWLEFKSQNVEYLINKLNPIIRGIANYLRIGVSSEAFHHLDSWMHTREKRYANRMHPNKSDKWRQKRYWGRLNLDRMDNWVFGNKESNNYLLKFMWFSIERHTQIIGTSSPDDPELRQYWTKRERSKSIALEPSNQKIAKRQNYLCPVCYESLFNGETLHRHHITPRHQNGKNYIANLQLVHYYCHQQIHSHRFKYSPLPEESINLTK from the coding sequence TTGTGGTTAAAAGCAGGATATGTGGACAAAGGGTTATTTTATGAAACCGAAACGGGAACTCCCCAAGGTGGAATAATCAGCCCACTGTTAGCCAACATAGCTCTGCATGGACTGGAAAAGGCGTTAGGTATAAAACACGACTATAGAGGCAGGCTAACTAGCAAACGCGCTATTGTCAGGTATGCCGACGACTTTGTAGTATTCTGTGAAACAAAAGAAGACGCAGAAAAATCAGTAATTATCCTTAATAGTTGGATGAAAGATAGAGGGCTTACCCTCTCTGAGGAGAAAACAAAAATCGTCCACCTTACACAGGGTTTCGATTTTCTTGGTTTCAACATCAGGCAATACCCCGTATCCAATACAAAAACAGGATTTAAACTACTGATAAAACCCAGTAAACAAACCATGCAAAATGTGCGGAATAAGCTCAGACAAGTATGGCTTGAATTCAAAAGCCAGAACGTGGAATATTTGATAAATAAACTAAATCCCATCATCAGGGGAATAGCTAATTATCTCCGCATAGGGGTTTCTTCAGAAGCATTCCACCATCTCGATAGCTGGATGCATACTAGGGAAAAAAGATACGCCAACAGAATGCACCCAAACAAATCAGATAAGTGGCGACAAAAAAGATATTGGGGAAGGTTGAACCTTGACAGGATGGATAACTGGGTCTTTGGCAACAAAGAATCCAACAATTACCTGCTCAAATTCATGTGGTTCAGCATAGAGAGACACACTCAAATCATTGGTACATCCTCACCCGATGACCCAGAATTGAGGCAATACTGGACTAAAAGAGAAAGGAGTAAATCCATTGCTCTAGAACCCAGCAATCAAAAGATAGCAAAAAGACAAAACTATCTATGCCCAGTGTGTTATGAATCTCTATTTAATGGTGAAACCCTTCACCGACACCATATCACTCCTCGACACCAAAATGGCAAAAACTACATTGCCAATCTACAGTTAGTGCATTACTACTGCCATCAACAAATCCATTCTCATAGATTTAAATACTCCCCCCTTCCAGAGGAAAGTATTAATCTAACAAAGTAG